The stretch of DNA TGGGAATAATTTGGATAAAAATTCCCTTTAGGTGGTTACGTGAAGAACAAGGTAAAAAACTAAGATTTTGACAGCATTGCCACAAAGACACATTTGTGTATTATATAATTTCGATTTTATATTCAATATACCCACATAGAGATATGAAAACATAAATTCATATACTCTCTCCGTCCGGTAATACAAGGTTACATATCATCCAAAAATACATGATTGGATCCAGTTTCAAAGAACATTCCGATGATATACCTTTGGATTATTTATTGTTTGACTGTGGAACCGTAGGGGATGCTTATATTAACAAAAAGGAATACAAAGAGAGGTTACATCTACCTTTGGATGACTTACAACTTATTATATTTGGTTGATTAAATTATTAGTCAGTTTGGCACAAAAAATGCAGTAGCTTCTATtgatgaacggagggagtacgagTAATAGCCAAATTATGTACTCACAAATTGTAAACGTTTTCTCACTCTATGGTTAGAATTGGAATTGAGAATTTTGTGTACACTGAGTCTTGTGAACAATCACATGTTGAGTTAATTATTATTATGTGACAAAAGGCAATATATTTATGGGGCACGCTTTGGAATTTTTGCCACAAAGGACCGCCCTGCTCAGTGAATTGACATAAAAGACCAACTGTGAATATAATTGACAGAAAAGACCATCTTCAGCGTGACGACAGCGTCCCCAGCCAACACATGGCACGTGCCGCCGCTTAGTGTGGCGGCAGCACTTGCCGTCGGTGGATATGGCGGCACGTTTACCTACCGTGCGTCACCGTTCGTCGCCATACAGCATGGTGGGCCATGCCACCACACACTGGGGCGGCAGGTCGATGTGGAGAGTTGCCTCCACATGCTATGGCGGCAGGTCACCAAGCCATTGTTCATGTTGGCATGTAAGCTCAATGCTGATCAATGGTACTGACGCATAATACTTTTAGTCTTTCCTGCAACCAAGATAGTGCATTTACGTACTGCGTCCTCTGATAGTTTGATCggcgtgcgtccgtttgcgtcgccctgcGGACATATTTTAACCGTACGTCAGTTTGCGTTTGGGTGTGTGCTCCCAGCGGGGCGATCTATTTTTTGTTTTTCAATAATATTTAAAAAGCATAATGTAATACAAACTACATTTGATACAAGCCCTAGTCTACTTGCTTCCCGACGGCCCGGACCCATCGTTGCGTTtctccctcgtctgcttctccgctgcCAGACACATTTTACGACCGGGCGAACGCAAACGGTTGTTCAGCCTCCGTTAAGTCGCCCTGTTGGATATGCCCTTACTCAGTTAATGCCCTTGATTAGAGTGTAGCAAAGTGGTACTGAATCTGGATTAGAGCATGACCATAGTGCATTGACATGATTATTACACGGATGGAGCATATTATCAATGGGGAGCATTTTGCTGGAAAGATGGAACCCAAGAAATCATATCCTCCGTGACTTGCCGCCATAGCATGTGGAGGCAACTCTCCACGTCGACTTGCCACCCCAGCGTgtggcggcatggcccaccacgCTGCATGGTGACGGACGGCGACGCACGGCAGGCAAACGTGCCGCCACATCCACCGACGGCAAGTGTTGCCGCCACAGTCTACGGCGGCACGTGCCACACGTCGGctgggggcgctgccgccacGCTAGAGGTGGTCTTTTCTATCAATTATATTCATAtgtggtcttttttgtcaattcaTTGAGCAGGGTGGTCCTTTATGCCAAAAATTCCACGCTTTGGTTTAAGTTTTGATGAAATTTAGTGTGAACACATCTGACGTTCTCAGTAGATGGAATATATATAGATAGGCATCTTGTATGTTAATGTGGACATGTTGTCCGTACTATGTCGATCGTGACACAACTCCGGAATGGTTGTCAAAATTTTGCGGACCATCTGGCCCTGCCGGCTGCCACTTCGTGGCTCGTGTGGGTGTGGCATTGTCCTAGGTCCTAGCATCTTCCGGCGTCTGCTAGCTGATGTGCTTCACGCCTTGGTTTGTCATGTAAAGAGAAACACTCTCCGTCTCCTACCATATGTTCCTGATTTGCTCAGCTCCTCTGCCCCGGCCAGCCTATAAATACACTGTCCGTCTCCTGCCATGGATGCACAAACACCAAACCAAGCTCATCTCCATCCGCCACATAAACACAATGGAGTTGGCAACAGGGCCAGTGTTCTACAGGGGCCTGCTCCCCGTCGACGTGAAGAATGTGAAGCCGAACTCGAAGGGCATGCACAGCCTGCCCAAGCCGGTCATGGTTGTCGCCCCGACGGAGGAAGGGACGTACCCTGTCATCGTGTTCCTGCACGGCTGCAACTTGGCGAATCACTACTATGAGCAGCTCCTCAGGCATGTTGCCTCCCATGGATTCATAGCAGTGGCGCCGCAGGTAAATAGCTAGGTTTTGCTGCATCTCGGCACCACCTTCCTTCTCTCACTGCCCATTTTTCACGCAATTCAGGGATATTACTCCTACATTGGTTGTTGCATGACGAAGGGAATACGTAAAAATTCTCTCTCGTACTCATCGACATCGTACTCCTATATTGGTTGTTGCATGACGAAGGGTTCTTTTGTGGTACCCCCAATTGAATGACAGCCATTTATTTCCATCCATCCAATGGATCAAAAAGTTTCATACCACGGTCTAAAACTTGACCGGTATGTTACATACCACAGGAAATTTTCGCACCCCACACGAAAAAATCGTAGACGGGCTCAGCCCAATAGACTGGTCCAGGCCCAACAAGTTGTTCTAGCGTTCTAGTCCTGCGATAATCCCGTCCGTATCACTCGAAGGAATGGCCGCCGCCAAGTCCATCCCCTACCTAGGTCGTCGACCTGCCGCCCATCtccgtcgacggcggcgacgaaagAGGAGGAGATTTCTTCTCCGGTAGCTGCCCCACCGCACCTCTGTTGATCCGTCGCATCACGTCCCCGTCCGCGTCCGGCATCGCTCTCCTGCAGCCGGAAAGGATCTCGCGGCCGCCGGCAAGGAGCTCTTCACCGCCGGATCCTCGTCTCgtccctgaactcatccctcagTGCCTGGGAAAGCTGCCGGTGGCTGCTGCGAAGGAGGAGATTGCGCTCATACAGGTTCGTGCCCTTCATGCCCTACTGCTTCTTGCATGCACTCTGGCCGGAGGCCGTGCTGTGGTCGAAGGCTCAAACTCTGGTAGAAGAACAGCGCAATCTAGGTCTAGACATGTGTATCAGCTACTGTTCTGACCTGGAAATTGTAGCTGCCAACCAGATTATTGGTCTGACTCCTAGCTAAATTGCCGTATTGTGAGAAAGAATGAGACATAGAGTTAGAAAATGCTATGATGAATTACTGGACTGAAACAAACGTAATGCATTGTAAAAGTAGTGAGTGTATTTGACAACAGTTAACAACGTAATTGATACTTTCTGCCTGAAATTATGCCTGAACAATGAGTTAGAGAGTTAGATACTCTAGTGTTGGGTATTGTGTATGATTGAGTTAAATACTTGTAATTTTGACTTTTCCATGTGCGTGAACTCATTAATTGGAAAAATGCCTTCCGCTAGCGAAATAAATAGAACACGTACTATCGTATGCCATACCCGCATAGGTTCTCTGTTTAGGAACTTTCATGGCTTGTTTATAACCTAGTGAAAtactgtttgaaaaattgtgatagTCTCTTGCATATATTCTCCATATATTGTCATCTCGCTAAATTCAATGAAACCTTAAAAGGTGGAGAGTTCTCCTAAAGAAGACAAAGTATTTTCTGCAATAGGCATGTACATGCATATTATCAGCAATGCCTAATCTTAGTTTGAAAGAAAGTTCTCGTTTTGGCCATGAAGTGTTCTTATTTCGGTCATCAGAGAAAATAAATAATGCTCTTGTTGGTTTGGTGTTAGGTAAAATTTATTTTAACTAGTTTGCATATTTCGAGATAAAATGAACTTGTTCTGTAAAGCAGGCATGAACTCTTCATGCCCTTGTACTTGTTCTTTTAGATGTGAAAAAACTATAGTGAATATTGCATATGATACAAAAGATAGTTAATATTTCTAATGTTCTCAGTGTATTCTTTTCGAGTGTTTGAgatgagatttttaattttggtCTGATAATTAAGGTAACAAAGATAATCACCATTTATTTCAGGAGATGGTGCTTTACTTTGCTATAGTTCACGAAAATCTGGCCTAATTGATGTTTTCCATTTGATACCATAGTACTATTATGTTTTGGCACATGTGGATAAGTGTTATATCGCATTAGTGAATAGCAATGTTTTTTTTATTCATGCAATTAATTGATCATTAACAAATGTACTATGAAGAGACATTGCATTGGCTGCGCATGTTTGTTTGAGCTCAATGGCGCATGTTAGCCAGGGGTGAAAGTTAAACCTTGGACTGGCTGTTAATAGTGTCCAATAGCTACTGCTTGATTATCTGCAAAATTTAGGAGGTAATTTATGATTATTACTACTGTATGTTCCCTCTGATGTTTAATCACAAATTTGGTGGTACGTAATTTAAAAATTAATGAGACCAATTTGGCTGCTCCTTATGCTGAACCGCCAATTCTTATATGCATTGCATGCCCACAAGGGCCTGGTCTAATATCTTAATGAGGGTTGTTTCATTCCTCACAGAACGTAGATGCCTTTTAGTTTTAAATGGACTAGAGAAATGTTTAAAGTAACAAGGTTCACATGGACCTATATTTTTCCTCTCATTGGTCATTGCGCATGAATATGTTTATTCAAGTCAGGTCTGCCATGTGCTCTGCTTCCTGTCAAAGTTAAGTATCCATTCATGTGCTTCTCTTTTGCCTTTTGAACCTTTGAACCTTGAAAAGTTGATTTATTAATTTGTCTCATGATCAATAGATTCAGGTGGATTCTATAGCCATAGCAACACATCTTTTGTTTGATACAGATATGGGGTTGGCATGCCCAAACTTGTAATGTGAAAACATTACTGAACTGTTGGAGAATTTATTTAATGTCGATCTCTCCATTGATTCATGATGGGGATGTCACAAACATCTCTCTGATTTCTTGAGTGTGCTTGAAATGTGCGTGTGGATATGTCTTTATTAGCTAATCATTCTTATTGCAGGGATTGATGATGCAAGTACCACGAGGATTGAGGGCAGTGGTGAACTGGTGATCATTCAGACTCAGTCATCATTCATCAAGAAAAGGCAGAAAATGGGGCAGTTCTTCTGTCTCATCTCATGTATTTACTTTATTATGACTTGTGATTTATGATCTGTTATATTATTGCATTATACATATACTCGCCATTTCGCTGTTTTTTGAAATCGCCGTATCCCGTATCGCCGACTCCATATCGCCGTATCCGTGTTGCCGTATCGGTACTTCATAGCTTGGAGCATAAGAAACTGGTGCACTTTTTAAATTTAATTTGAGATTTTCCTTTCATTCATGCACTACTCTGAGTTGGAATGTTCTCAAACTATTACTCGCTTACGGAGATCAGTTGGCTGCACCTTCATGTAGCAGCATAGCAGATTAACACATACAAGCACAATTGACCAACCGATAGAATGTGTATCTGGAAGTTGCTGGAACATCTGATACCTCTGTACCATGGGGTAAAGCACACAGTACAGCTCTTTCAGTTTGCAGGTATGAACTTGATCGTTTACTGGTCCATTTATCTGTTTTATGGATATGTCATTTCACATAGTTTCTCCACTTCGCTATTATAATCTGATATGCATTTCTGATATAAAAAGATCCTTGTAAGTAGTTTACTGTCAAGTGCATAACAGGTTGAGAGCATCATCCAATGATGTTAATTTGTCAGTAGTTTCACATGAAAATTTGAGTGACATATCTTCAGAACTATATTAAACTATATCAGTAATTCATCATACTACATCAGTAATAAGAACTATATAAGATTTCGTTACTACTTTTTGCTATTTGTGCACCACACAATTGTCGTATTTATGACGGCTATCAATGCGGCATTCTTCTTATACGTCATGTAAAACCATTCTATTATGTGAGATTTCCCTTTGTGAATGATTATAATGTTTTATTGCTATGTTTTAAACAAATGAAGAAGATGTTTTCAGAAGTTCGAGAGACAATGTTAAAGTTACATatagctttacaatatagaaaaAAATGATTTATTCAATGTATATAGGTTTCTTAATTGAGACGTGCGTTGCACTATGGTGCAGGTCATTATTTGGTACCTATACACTTCGTTTCTAACGGATAAAAAATATCAAACTTTGGAGAGAGTTATTTATGTTCTTTCATGTGCAGATTGCAAGACCGAGAGGATCCGTTTGATGAGAGAAATTGTAGTGATATGAGGATTACGATCGTATGGTTATGTATGACAATCGAATAAGGGGATTTTTAAACATGTTTCTTCCATATGAATTTTGAGGTCTTAACATGTATGAGTGATCTTGCCGAATGATGTTCGCTgatttatttttgtaaattcaAGGGTAATTCATCATACTACATCAGTAATAAGAACTATATAAGATTTCGTTACTACTTTTTCTATTTGTGCACCACACATTTGTCATATTTCTGGTTGGTGACGGCTATCAATGCGGCATTCTTCTTATACGCCATGTAAAACCATTCTATTATGTGAGATTTGCCTTTGTGAATGATTATAATGTTTAATTGCTATGTTTTAAACAAACTAAGAAGATATTTTCAGAAGTTCTAGAAACAATGTTAAAGTTACATataactttacaatatagaaaaAATGGTTTATTCAATGTATATATGTTTCTTAATtgagacgtgcgttgcacgtgcaaacTTACTAGTGATATTGATTATCGAATTTATAATATCTGGTGGAAAACATGCTGCGGGAGGCCCAGACATAGCCTTTCTCTTGTTCAAATTAACTGAAGTCTACAGCAACACACAACTAGCTTGTATTACTTTCGATAGATGATGCAAACACACTGGAACATGTTAAGCTAAAAACACAAACGTACACCAATTTGCGTCAGGACCGGTTAGAACAAAGTCGCTGGCAATGCAGCACCTAGCCGATCCGATTGCTCGCGATGGGGAACCGACGAACTATCTGACCTGGTGGCGGCGTCGCTCGCCGTTAATGCTGAACCGGCTGatccggtggtgatggcggcagcGTTTCTGATGTAGAGTGTCGTGGTGCTTGGGCTTGGGGAATTATCTCTTTATCCAATTGTTGGGCTAGCTGAATACTGCTAGCTTTTTTTTTAAATCTATTATTGCGTTCTGCTGGGCTATCGGGCCTAATCTAAATTGCTTAATCCTGACCGTTGCTCAAATCATACCTCTCTCCTCCTCAGGAGTGGTAAAAGGTACCGTAAAAGAAGCCATGACGAAGGCAGTGAAACCTCCATTCCAACAGCAAAAATAAATTTAATTAATTTTAATGGTGGGCCGCTGCCTGCTGGACAACTAATGAATGGAACAGGTAAAAATCTGCACGTTAGCTAGGAACGAGAACGATCTACACACAAACAATGTTTAAGACCGGATGAAATGGAGATACTTTTTTCACGATATATACTACTCTCATCTGCACTCACACTTGTGCCAACAGCTCTACTGGATGACGTTCATCGAAGACGACAGTAGGGACGTGAACGCGGCAAAGCAAGTCACGAACTGGCTCGCAGCGCAGGACGGTCTCCAGTTCGTCCTCGAGAACAAGTTCAAGCTTAACAGCGTCAAGCCTGACCTGTCCAAGTTGGCTCTGGCAGGCCACAGCCGAGGTGGGCACGCAGCGTTCGCCCTAGCCCTGGGGTTGGGGAACCCCATGATCAAGCTGGCCCTCAAGTTCTCTGCCCTCATCGGCGTCGACCCGGTGGCCGGGAAAGCCACGGGCTGCCAGGTTCCACCAGAGATCCTCACGTTCAAGCCCCGCTCTCTCGACGTGGGGATGCCTGCCCTAGTCCTGGGAACCGGGAAGGGCCCGGAGCATGTTGGCGGTCCTCCCTGCGCCCCGGCAGGGGTCAACCACGCCGCGTTCTACGACGAGTGCAAGCCGCCGCGCTACCACTTCGTGGCCGAGGAGTACGGACACACGGACATGCTAGATGACGACGCGCCCTACATTGTCGATAAATGCATGTGCAAGAGGAACGAGAATGGCACCAAAAACCTTGCCAGGCAGAGCATGGGAGGAGTCATGGTCGCATTCCTTAGAGCTATCCTGGAGAAAAACAATGAAGATCTTAAGGCCATACTTGATAACCCAGGGCTCTCGCCGGCCATACTGAACCCGGTTGAACATGATTTGGCATGAATGCTCAAGCCTCATGGCAAAGGGTAGTTACATCGGAAAATAACTACTTGTCCTAAATAAGCGTTAATGTGTGGATGATGTATCTGTGCTTCCTACGTGTGTTGCATACTGTAATAATCTGTTTACCAGGGAATAAAAAAAATACCTATTATTATTATTCTAAAAACAAGCAGTATGATGCACTTTTTTACCATATCTGGCATGCCTTATTGCAATGCCGTATGCCACGACCATTCGGATCAGCTTGCAATATAAGCTCTCTACACGATAGCAGTGACGATGACCATAATCTTGTTTTTTTCGTTTTTGCAAAAAACATTAAATAGTACGAAGCACCTCAACAAAAATGAACTTACAACGAAAGCTTTGagatgcccttcatcttcaactcCAGACCATGTCGATGGTGCGCTGACGCTGCCGCTACTCCCTGAGTCGGCCTGACATTGTTAGTTGCGGATAGGAAATCGCTGAACATGTCAAGAAGATCGCATCCGTCCCGAGGCGAAGAAGAAGGAATAACCGTCGATAAAGCTCCTTGGCAATCTAGAGATCCGTACATCCAGATGAAGTCTCATAGaaccacaccactcccacaatGTTCTCGATGTCACCATTGAGATGAAGAAGATGCGGGCACCACTACCTGAGCGCCGCCCCACCAAACCAAAATCCTAAAATCAGGGGAACAGAGCCCTGCCAACGGAGCCCGAGATCCACCCCACATCCATGACCCGAATGCATAGAAGAGAGGCAGACCGCGGACGGCGCCAATGAGAGACGAAGAAACCATAATCACCTCCTGAGCGTTCTCTCGAGTGAAGGGATACAAGGTGGTTGTGACTGTGATCTTGTTTAACCATGTAGGGGGCTCGTTGTAGTTAGAGTGTGTAAATTTGCAAGTATAATCACTTTTTACTAGTAAGTGCATTGAAGGACAATAGTAAGCCAGTGAAATATCGAGTGATTCTTTGAGAGTGTGTTTGGTTTGAGTCACCAAGTGGAATGTAACGGGATAGTTCCGCACCTACCATCAATTCCCTATGTTTCGTTGGAAGGTTGAATCAAACGAACTGGTTCTACAAAACAAAATATTCCTCCTATATTTGAAATGCACTAGTTCCACCAAATTGGTGGAATGTGCATGTTCCACTTGCTAACCGCGGCGCGAATCTCGCTCTTACATGGAAAAAAACTCGAGTGACCCCCTAATCCTATTATGTCCCTTGTTTCTCCCTTCTCCTGGCGGCACGGCTAGAAGCAAGGTCCTGGGGTGAGGACGTGAGGAGGTGGTGTTTGGATAAGGAACAAGTGGCTGTGAAATAACCCGCGTCTAACAAAAATTTTCAAGTCCCCGCTAAATTTTCTCGCTTCCCACCCGACCCCAATTCCACTGCGCGTCTAGCTACGTGTTGGCAGATACACTGCCATGCAGAGTTTGTGTTGGCAGTCCGCTCGCCTTCGATGGTGTATTTATCTTTCTTGgccgttgacataggcatccccaatgggcctaccgaagatggtacccggggtttattgaagtctcacgagtcgaagaatatgaaattCGGAAGCCCAGATAGTATTAagaaaagttagagttgtattaggaaatatagagacttgtaattatacgggacgggttagaaaccctcccggactctgtaacttgtgtattacgaatccctcggctccgcctcctatataagggggagtcgagggacaaagagaggatcgaatcaattgtcaacaaaaccctagtttcttaatcgtcgagtacttttcggctgaaaccttcgagatctacttgccctctacttccaacgaaaccctagtctacaatacgtaggcattgataagttaataccttgtcaattggcgccgtctgtgggaattagaggcgacaaggagctgatctcgatggcacgttcaagatcgtcgacttcatcaactgcaagcaacgctttggacagagataaacagatcgaaactggtctagtcgattttgttcctcactcgccctcccgtttggatgcatatgcgtatctggaggagcctatggagatgacgtttggcgaGTTCCAattccgcgtcgagaaggaaggatcatatcgtctcaaaattccgatctcgtcgggattatcggcgatcGGTCCCGATTTTTCGGAttcaacatcgtcaaccgagtcaggcgaagaagagatttcgtcgccacgcttcatcagcaccagggcaagtgaaaaactcgccaagatcttcagcgacatgtctttcgagtcatctgcggactccgatataagcaatgattcgagcaacatcgacagcttcaccttcgtcgacagatccactactattggaaaggtcttcaccaatctcaatgatggtgtcaccaaacccgacaaagttcagaattcaaaatatcatcagatctatgtaattggagaaccaagtcgcccagcggaggagacgtcagaaaacttcgacgatgcgggaaatacGTATGTTGATactgcagatctcacgcgaggtttgggaacaaaatatatcggaccaggcacacgagagatggtgcaatttccgcaagcagtatgggatcgagtcgcaagagctattgatggtacagaaccaatgaccattacggcgacacctacggagttacaagcgtatcaatataggcttgcacgtaccaggagggagctcgagaagcagaaaatcgagttggacaagAGGCAGGAAgccgcttccgcgtcaagcaggcgaagggcagagctaagccgaaattcaagaacttcgggagatagtcatagagaagctagaaggagagcaagatctcgactgcaaaatatacctgaagctgagagagagaatttaattcaaaacatcgatatgtcttttatgtcaattgacacgagggggaatattattccaaaaacaccggaagcgggatGCATGGCAatgcaagctttcatcttagcgtccagaccacctcccgaagatccaagagaagcgttgtataacatggccatggcagggtgtggagccatgggagcagcgttcgcagctacacctcccgaaggaactgcaaggcaaaatagtccgcgacctaccgcagcagtgcaagatccaccgagagcaagtggagttagagatacagcgactcaggccagggtggataggcgcgacaagatagaagggaacatcggctttcaccagaagttgctgaagaagatatgtgtgcactcccgtgttttacgagacgagttcgaaaaacccGAGTCCtgtcagggtttaagttaccagacagtttcaagaaattcgatggcctgcaagatcccgaggattggctagtcgattaccttgagacggtgaaactgataggcggaaccagagcaacagccatgcagagcattcaactacacctgagtggagccgcaagatcttggataaagaagcttcccccgggttccatcgacagctgggatagttttgaggatgtgtttgtcaagaacttccgatcaacctgcaaaaaacctacatcactagaagagttgagatcgtgtcgacaaaagcatgatgaatcaatga from Lolium rigidum isolate FL_2022 unplaced genomic scaffold, APGP_CSIRO_Lrig_0.1 contig_65335_1, whole genome shotgun sequence encodes:
- the LOC124682008 gene encoding chlorophyllase-1-like; its protein translation is MELATGPVFYRGLLPVDVKNVKPNSKGMHSLPKPVMVVAPTEEGTYPVIVFLHGCNLANHYYEQLLRHVASHGFIAVAPQLYWMTFIEDDSRDVNAAKQVTNWLAAQDGLQFVLENKFKLNSVKPDLSKLALAGHSRGGHAAFALALGLGNPMIKLALKFSALIGVDPVAGKATGCQVPPEILTFKPRSLDVGMPALVLGTGKGPEHVGGPPCAPAGVNHAAFYDECKPPRYHFVAEEYGHTDMLDDDAPYIVDKCMCKRNENGTKNLARQSMGGVMVAFLRAILEKNNEDLKAILDNPGLSPAILNPVEHDLA